A region of Synergistaceae bacterium DNA encodes the following proteins:
- the ileS gene encoding isoleucine--tRNA ligase gives MCKEVKDYKDTLNLPVTSFPMRANLASREPDFLKFWQDNDTYHKALKRREGAEKFILHDGPPYANANIHIGTAFNKILKDFIPKYKLMCGYYAPFIPGYDTHGLPIELRVLKDEKMSKEAADPVLLRKKCTEFAYRFIDVQTDEFKRLGVFGEWDAPYITLEPAYEAVELNAFAEMIDKDLVYRGLKPVYWCIDCQTALATSEIEYWDESSPSVTIAYPMPGVSERYPQLAGKDVSVLIWTTTPWTLAASMAVALHPQYEYGFYEADETGNQSNSKVYLIAADLKNSVAKETGLTFGESILKVKGSELEGLISIHPFYDERKVPLILADYILLDSGTGCVHTAPGHGTEDFESGVKYGIDIYNPVDETGHYLKNTSLFGGMDIDSGGKKALELIAERGRLLGNSTIMHSYPHCWRCKKPVIFRATEQWFISVPKFRNRALEVIEKEVRWIPDWGRDRIYNMVRDRSDWCISRQRIWGVPIPALKCEDCGAYSLTSQRVRRFAEKVKDAPNGCSIWWDKEKTPQKLFGDLAVCDACGSQNLSKTNDIIDVWFDSGVSHFAVLNTREGHEWPTELYLEGSDQHRGWFQSSLMTAVAVKGRAPYKQVLTHGFILDGEGRKMSKSLGNSVFPQEVVDEYGADILRLWVASTDYRNDVRISKTIMKSLSETYRRIRNTARFLLGNLHDFDPKRHVVPRDKMQPMDRWILGRLNRVVERAGEGFENYEYHLPTYAIHSFCVTELSSFYLDVNKDRLYVESADSLLRRSAQTAMWEVLSAVARMLATILSFTAEEIWQEMRAIDSTLPESVFLSDFPKPDPSAIDEPLDALWSDALWSKVLLLRGAVSRALEELRAAKTIGTSLEAHVQVKKTEDLADVVSAFTLQEMADIAIVSKFEWVEDFSLPLAKVITDEETGYVMAVAFTSGVKCPRCWKYSETPGENGLCPRCVGVLKA, from the coding sequence ATGTGTAAAGAAGTAAAGGATTATAAAGATACGCTGAACCTTCCTGTCACGAGCTTTCCCATGAGGGCCAACTTGGCAAGCCGGGAGCCCGATTTTTTAAAGTTCTGGCAGGATAACGACACGTATCACAAAGCTTTGAAGCGGCGCGAGGGCGCGGAGAAGTTCATTCTTCACGACGGACCTCCTTACGCCAATGCCAATATTCACATCGGAACCGCTTTCAACAAAATTCTCAAGGACTTTATTCCTAAGTATAAATTGATGTGTGGCTACTACGCCCCCTTTATCCCCGGCTACGACACCCACGGCCTCCCTATCGAGCTTCGGGTCCTGAAGGATGAAAAAATGTCCAAAGAGGCGGCCGACCCCGTCTTGCTTCGCAAAAAGTGCACGGAGTTCGCCTATCGATTCATCGACGTTCAAACCGACGAGTTCAAGCGTCTGGGAGTGTTCGGCGAATGGGACGCCCCCTACATCACTCTCGAACCGGCTTACGAAGCCGTGGAATTGAACGCCTTCGCCGAGATGATCGACAAAGACTTAGTGTACCGCGGACTCAAGCCAGTCTACTGGTGCATCGACTGCCAAACGGCCCTAGCCACAAGCGAAATTGAATACTGGGATGAATCCTCGCCCTCCGTCACCATCGCCTACCCCATGCCGGGCGTGAGCGAAAGATACCCCCAACTGGCGGGTAAAGATGTTTCCGTCCTCATCTGGACGACGACCCCCTGGACCTTGGCCGCCAGTATGGCCGTGGCCCTACATCCTCAGTACGAATATGGCTTTTACGAGGCGGACGAAACGGGGAACCAGAGCAACTCCAAGGTTTACCTGATCGCGGCGGACCTGAAAAACTCCGTGGCCAAGGAGACGGGATTGACCTTTGGCGAGTCCATCCTCAAAGTCAAAGGTTCCGAGCTGGAAGGCTTGATTTCCATCCATCCTTTTTATGACGAGAGGAAAGTTCCCCTGATTTTGGCCGATTACATCTTGTTAGACTCGGGCACGGGCTGCGTCCACACGGCGCCCGGTCACGGCACGGAGGACTTTGAGAGCGGCGTCAAGTATGGTATCGACATCTACAATCCCGTGGACGAGACGGGACATTATCTCAAAAATACCTCCCTCTTTGGCGGCATGGACATTGATTCGGGCGGAAAAAAGGCACTGGAACTCATCGCAGAACGGGGACGCCTCTTGGGCAATAGCACGATCATGCACAGCTACCCTCACTGCTGGCGCTGCAAAAAACCCGTCATTTTCCGCGCCACAGAACAGTGGTTCATCTCCGTGCCCAAGTTCCGGAATAGAGCCTTAGAGGTCATCGAGAAGGAAGTCCGCTGGATACCCGATTGGGGGCGCGACCGTATTTACAATATGGTGAGGGACCGCTCCGACTGGTGCATCAGCCGTCAGAGGATCTGGGGTGTTCCCATTCCGGCCCTGAAGTGTGAGGACTGCGGCGCATACTCCTTGACCTCTCAACGGGTACGTCGCTTCGCGGAAAAGGTTAAAGACGCGCCTAACGGCTGTTCCATCTGGTGGGACAAGGAAAAGACGCCCCAGAAACTCTTCGGCGACTTGGCCGTCTGCGATGCTTGCGGATCCCAGAACTTGTCGAAAACCAACGATATCATCGATGTCTGGTTCGACTCCGGCGTCTCCCATTTCGCCGTGCTGAACACGAGGGAAGGGCACGAATGGCCTACGGAACTCTACTTAGAAGGCAGCGACCAACACCGCGGTTGGTTCCAGTCCTCCCTCATGACCGCCGTGGCGGTGAAGGGCAGAGCACCCTACAAACAGGTTCTAACTCACGGATTCATTTTAGACGGCGAAGGACGCAAGATGTCGAAGTCCCTGGGGAACAGCGTCTTCCCTCAAGAGGTGGTGGACGAGTACGGGGCGGACATCCTGCGCCTGTGGGTAGCGTCTACCGACTACCGCAACGATGTGCGCATCTCGAAGACCATTATGAAGTCTTTGTCGGAGACCTACCGACGCATCCGCAACACCGCCCGCTTCCTACTGGGGAACCTGCACGACTTCGACCCTAAGCGCCATGTTGTACCCAGGGACAAGATGCAACCTATGGACCGATGGATTCTCGGCCGACTAAACCGAGTCGTCGAGCGGGCTGGGGAGGGCTTCGAGAACTACGAGTACCACCTGCCCACCTACGCGATCCACTCCTTCTGCGTCACGGAGCTGAGTTCTTTCTACCTGGACGTGAATAAGGACCGCCTTTACGTGGAGTCCGCCGATTCCCTTCTCCGCCGGAGCGCGCAAACCGCCATGTGGGAGGTGCTCTCCGCCGTCGCCCGTATGCTTGCGACGATCCTCAGCTTCACCGCGGAGGAGATCTGGCAGGAGATGCGCGCCATCGACTCCACTCTGCCTGAGAGCGTCTTCTTGTCCGATTTCCCCAAGCCCGACCCCAGCGCCATAGACGAGCCCTTGGACGCTTTATGGAGCGACGCTCTGTGGAGCAAGGTCTTGCTCTTACGAGGAGCCGTATCTCGCGCTCTGGAAGAACTGCGGGCCGCGAAGACCATTGGAACCTCGCTAGAAGCTCACGTGCAGGTCAAAAAGACAGAGGACCTGGCAGATGTCGTCTCGGCTTTTACGTTGCAAGAAATGGCCGACATCGCGATCGTGTCCAAGTTCGAGTGGGTAGAGGATTTTTCTCTGCCTCTGGCTAAAGTGATCACGGACGAGGAAACAGGTTACGTCATGGCCGTGGCCTTCACGTCCGGCGTCAAGTGTCCACGGTGCTGGAAGTACTCCGAAACTCCCGGTGAGAATGGACTATGCCCTCGGTGCGTAGGCGTGTTGAAGGCTTAG
- a CDS encoding prephenate dehydrogenase, translating to MSYRIGIIGLGLMGASLAGALHGFKNARIAGADVSEGVCVKAKQAGFVDEAYVDAGDAIHGADLIIFCVYARHIPRLISENALCFKTGSVVSDICGVKSELYAKLRGLLPEHVDYVGIHPMTGKERDGIDNADPAIYKNSGMIICPLPSSKPEDIALMKDIAEYIGVTRLATSPPGEHDSVIAYTSDLMHIAAAGLCVEFHAGMTSAFAAGAFRDCTRIANINPEAWTELLMDNRSHTLARLNEYIGSLQTIRRSLADGDKTLLYSLLDKAGRNKRKMLAR from the coding sequence ATGAGCTACAGGATAGGCATTATTGGACTAGGGTTGATGGGCGCGTCCCTCGCCGGAGCGCTGCACGGTTTCAAAAACGCTCGAATTGCGGGCGCGGATGTTTCAGAAGGCGTTTGCGTCAAGGCAAAACAGGCCGGTTTTGTGGATGAAGCCTATGTAGACGCGGGAGACGCCATACACGGCGCAGACCTAATCATCTTTTGCGTATACGCGCGTCATATTCCGCGGTTGATATCAGAGAACGCGTTGTGTTTCAAAACCGGCTCGGTGGTATCCGACATCTGCGGGGTGAAAAGTGAATTGTACGCCAAACTGCGAGGCTTGCTGCCAGAGCACGTGGACTACGTCGGAATCCACCCCATGACTGGCAAGGAGCGAGACGGCATAGACAACGCGGACCCCGCGATTTACAAAAACTCCGGCATGATCATCTGCCCGCTTCCCAGCAGTAAGCCCGAGGATATCGCTTTAATGAAAGATATAGCGGAGTACATCGGGGTGACAAGGTTGGCAACCTCTCCTCCAGGCGAACATGACAGCGTGATCGCCTATACCAGTGATTTGATGCACATTGCCGCGGCAGGGCTCTGCGTGGAGTTTCACGCGGGTATGACGTCGGCTTTCGCGGCCGGGGCGTTTCGTGACTGTACACGCATCGCCAACATAAACCCGGAGGCGTGGACGGAGCTGCTGATGGACAATAGGTCGCACACACTTGCCCGGCTCAACGAATACATCGGTAGCTTACAGACTATCCGCAGGTCTCTCGCTGACGGCGACAAAACCCTGCTGTACTCGCTACTCGACAAGGCTGGCAGGAATAAGAGGAAAATGCTGGCGAGGTAA
- a CDS encoding DUF1659 domain-containing protein: MQTIEGSIEGLKERKIQPSTLKRSSVAVKISTGTNPASGTAIIKSVTLSDISPTAATGAIMGVVGAMIDVLAGDYMTIERTIVSVLEN, from the coding sequence ATGCAAACCATTGAAGGGTCCATTGAAGGATTGAAGGAGCGTAAGATTCAGCCCTCAACTTTAAAACGCAGCTCTGTAGCGGTCAAAATTTCTACCGGCACAAACCCGGCTTCAGGAACCGCGATCATAAAGTCGGTCACGTTAAGCGACATTTCCCCGACCGCTGCGACCGGTGCGATTATGGGCGTCGTCGGGGCTATGATCGACGTCCTCGCGGGCGATTATATGACGATAGAGCGGACTATCGTTAGCGTATTGGAAAATTAA
- a CDS encoding tryptophanase translates to MNGIMNGMIKFFGSKDFPLEMHKVRIVQKLNLTPVEERVSAIRQAGFNTFLLKNCSVFLDMLTDSGVNAMSDRQLASMMIADDSYAGSMSFERLCETAQNIFGKEFILPTHQGRAAENILACAFVKEGNIIPMNYHFTTAKAHIGLKGGSVLELFTPAAMKLSSDDPFKGNMDVAALEKALETHAGNVPFVRVEAGTNLIGGQPWSLANLQEVSAVTRARKVALVLDASLLADNLYFIKTREAAQKDKSIREITKTIADAVDIIYFSARKLGCARGGLILTNDASLHETMRTFIPLYEGFLTYGGMSVREIEAMAVGLEETMDFDMIRHGPEFIAFMATELMRQKVPVVTPPGGLGCHLNAGEFLPHLPKEEYPAGSLAAAVFIAGGIRGMERGTLSEERNSDGSEHLCDMELLRLALPRRVFTLSQVKYAVDRIHWLFENRELVGGLKWVSEPKVLRFFSGKLDALSDWPEKLARKFRKDLGDSL, encoded by the coding sequence GTGAACGGTATTATGAACGGTATGATTAAGTTTTTCGGTAGTAAGGATTTTCCCCTGGAAATGCACAAAGTGCGCATCGTCCAAAAGCTGAATTTGACCCCTGTGGAGGAGCGGGTTTCGGCGATACGCCAGGCTGGTTTCAACACGTTTTTGTTGAAAAATTGCTCAGTTTTCCTCGACATGTTGACAGACAGTGGAGTCAACGCCATGAGCGACAGGCAACTGGCCTCTATGATGATCGCTGACGACAGTTACGCGGGGTCTATGAGCTTCGAGCGCCTCTGCGAGACGGCCCAAAACATTTTCGGCAAGGAGTTTATCCTGCCGACTCACCAGGGCAGAGCCGCGGAAAATATTCTCGCCTGTGCTTTCGTCAAAGAGGGTAATATCATCCCTATGAACTATCACTTTACCACCGCGAAAGCTCATATCGGCTTAAAAGGAGGTTCGGTGCTAGAACTGTTCACACCGGCGGCAATGAAACTCTCCAGCGACGACCCCTTTAAGGGCAATATGGATGTGGCGGCGTTGGAAAAAGCCCTCGAAACCCACGCTGGTAACGTGCCTTTCGTTAGAGTGGAGGCCGGAACGAACCTGATCGGCGGACAACCTTGGTCCTTAGCCAACCTGCAAGAGGTCAGCGCCGTTACCCGTGCGCGCAAGGTGGCGTTGGTCCTGGACGCCTCGCTGCTGGCCGACAACCTTTACTTCATCAAAACCAGGGAGGCCGCGCAAAAAGACAAGAGCATACGTGAGATAACGAAAACCATCGCGGACGCGGTCGACATCATTTACTTCTCCGCGCGAAAGCTGGGCTGCGCCCGAGGTGGTTTGATACTGACCAACGACGCGAGTTTGCACGAGACCATGCGGACTTTTATTCCCTTGTACGAGGGTTTTCTCACCTACGGCGGCATGTCGGTGCGCGAGATCGAGGCGATGGCAGTTGGCCTGGAGGAAACTATGGATTTCGATATGATACGTCACGGTCCGGAGTTCATTGCCTTCATGGCCACCGAACTCATGCGTCAGAAAGTCCCTGTTGTCACACCTCCCGGTGGTCTGGGATGTCACTTAAACGCTGGTGAGTTTCTTCCTCATTTGCCCAAAGAAGAATATCCTGCGGGCTCCTTGGCGGCGGCGGTGTTCATTGCCGGGGGCATCCGGGGAATGGAGCGTGGCACTTTGTCAGAGGAACGGAACTCCGATGGCTCCGAGCATCTATGCGACATGGAACTCTTGAGGTTAGCCCTGCCTCGCCGAGTATTCACTCTATCGCAGGTGAAGTACGCTGTGGATCGTATACACTGGCTTTTCGAGAACAGGGAACTGGTGGGCGGACTAAAATGGGTATCCGAACCGAAAGTACTCCGGTTCTTCAGCGGTAAACTGGATGCCTTGAGCGATTGGCCAGAAAAACTGGCGCGAAAGTTCCGAAAAGACTTGGGGGATAGTCTGTAA
- a CDS encoding S8 family serine peptidase, which yields MSVNKKWTNFAGLVLIGVILLVLYASSALSQPTVNAARGDYAPGEVLVVLKNRIGRLNVSTLSSAAGTSYVKSASSSVGAKAVTTYAALSEAGNGIFVLMRSETKSTEELLTELEKNPDVECASPNYRVYADTTPNDPYFDGSAGNLWGLKKIRANEAWETTTGSDSVYVAVADTGVYYEHADLASNVDMSLSRSFVNSENNDTTPVESHNFGDDNGHGTHVAGTIAAVGNNGIGVVGVNWNTKILALKVLDEDGVGYYSWVTAGIDYLLKLLKEKPDLRVVAFNFSLGGWMSPTPDAIRNSAMWRAYKLLDQTDRTVIVVASGNEGHEVGAPAPYSFSSLEIAQGDYCYPSSYTGLNNMLVVGAIDVNDNAGDFANWSSKSVHLAAPGVNIWSTYSPLATDKPGLYKSSSGTSMATPHVAGAVALIASFRPELGAHQLKLLLNAAANRNINPTSPGKQLGREIPPQNVVDKTLSKYGLLDVKTALDADLPASVPVSSIVVLPTSPALTLANTVQLYAILEPEEATDIDVTWSSSSADVATVDSMGLVTAHTLGTTVITASASGGTDIFKSMSITVREFIPDPDNNPPARPANQPPTGSGGGGGGCDTGIGAFVFILGGFGAWKFAVHRFRFFRESLTTRGSDAILPKSLRKR from the coding sequence GTGAGCGTGAATAAAAAATGGACCAACTTCGCAGGACTGGTTTTGATTGGGGTCATTTTGCTGGTTTTGTACGCTTCCAGCGCCTTGTCCCAGCCCACGGTAAACGCGGCGAGAGGAGACTACGCTCCCGGCGAGGTATTGGTGGTGCTCAAAAATCGAATCGGACGACTGAATGTCTCGACTCTGTCCAGCGCGGCGGGAACGAGCTACGTTAAGAGCGCCTCCTCCTCCGTGGGGGCCAAAGCGGTCACGACTTACGCCGCTTTATCCGAAGCTGGAAACGGGATTTTCGTCTTGATGAGGTCCGAGACAAAAAGCACGGAGGAACTGTTGACCGAACTCGAAAAAAACCCCGACGTGGAGTGTGCGTCTCCCAACTATCGCGTATATGCCGATACAACGCCCAATGATCCATACTTCGACGGAAGTGCCGGAAACCTCTGGGGGCTAAAAAAAATACGGGCTAATGAAGCCTGGGAGACGACGACGGGAAGCGACAGCGTGTACGTGGCCGTGGCGGATACCGGCGTGTATTATGAGCACGCAGATCTAGCGAGCAACGTGGATATGTCTTTGAGCCGGAGTTTCGTCAATTCGGAGAACAACGACACGACGCCAGTGGAGAGCCACAACTTTGGGGACGACAACGGACACGGAACCCACGTGGCGGGTACGATAGCCGCTGTAGGCAACAATGGAATAGGGGTCGTCGGGGTCAACTGGAACACCAAGATTCTTGCGCTGAAGGTTCTCGACGAGGACGGCGTAGGATACTATTCTTGGGTCACTGCTGGTATTGATTATCTCCTCAAGCTCTTGAAGGAGAAGCCCGACTTACGTGTCGTCGCTTTTAATTTTTCTCTGGGAGGATGGATGAGCCCCACGCCGGATGCCATCCGAAACTCAGCAATGTGGCGAGCCTACAAACTGTTGGATCAGACGGACCGAACCGTCATTGTAGTGGCGTCCGGCAACGAGGGCCACGAGGTGGGCGCGCCGGCGCCCTATAGTTTTTCGAGTCTGGAAATAGCTCAAGGTGACTACTGCTACCCCAGCTCCTACACGGGCCTGAATAACATGTTGGTGGTAGGGGCGATCGACGTGAACGACAACGCAGGAGATTTCGCGAACTGGAGCAGTAAGTCGGTGCATCTGGCCGCGCCGGGAGTGAATATTTGGAGCACTTACTCGCCTTTGGCCACGGACAAACCAGGACTTTACAAATCATCAAGCGGAACATCCATGGCGACGCCTCATGTGGCTGGCGCTGTAGCGTTGATCGCATCGTTCCGTCCAGAGCTGGGGGCGCACCAATTGAAACTTTTGTTGAACGCCGCCGCTAACAGGAACATCAATCCCACATCCCCGGGAAAGCAGCTCGGCCGCGAGATCCCCCCCCAGAACGTCGTCGATAAAACGCTTTCAAAATACGGGCTTTTGGACGTCAAAACCGCCCTTGACGCAGACCTCCCCGCGTCCGTTCCCGTCAGCAGCATCGTGGTGCTCCCTACGTCTCCCGCCCTAACGTTAGCTAACACGGTCCAGCTCTACGCCATCCTGGAACCGGAAGAGGCAACAGATATTGATGTCACATGGAGCAGCAGCAGTGCCGACGTGGCCACTGTCGACTCCATGGGTCTGGTGACCGCGCATACTTTGGGTACAACGGTCATTACAGCCAGCGCGTCGGGAGGCACCGACATCTTCAAGAGCATGAGTATCACCGTGCGGGAGTTCATTCCAGATCCAGACAATAACCCCCCCGCGCGTCCAGCAAATCAACCTCCGACCGGAAGCGGCGGCGGCGGCGGCGGTTGTGACACGGGCATAGGGGCTTTCGTCTTTATTTTAGGAGGTTTTGGAGCCTGGAAATTTGCGGTTCACAGATTCAGGTTCTTTAGAGAATCCTTGACAACTCGTGGGTCGGATGCTATCCTACCTAAGTCTTTACGTAAAAGATAG
- the rlmN gene encoding 23S rRNA (adenine(2503)-C(2))-methyltransferase RlmN → MKIEGTNATTTKIRDALSMSYEEWQKAVEEWEEPRFRADQICGWIHAKKVFDYHSMTNLSKGLRDKLIYEALVKVPIQLKEQRSSDGSRKYLWQLEDGNRVESVLLDHGNHTTACVSSQVGCPLACAFCATGQTGYIRDLSAGEIVGQFLLMEKRLGRDINNIVFMGMGEPLLNETNVFKSIGALNHPKMRNLGGRHITISTSGIVPGIRDLADFGTPVRLSVSLHASNDSLRDKLMPVNKQYSLATLVEAMRHYKKRTSERITIEYVLIDGVNDDPQFAFEIAALLDGLGVYVNVIPYNPIDTLIIGNAAKMTLKRPAPARIKAFCAALSELSIEFELRREKGTDILAACGQLAGVLKDQNREQNREGARDRLF, encoded by the coding sequence ATGAAAATAGAAGGCACAAACGCTACGACGACAAAAATCCGTGACGCACTCTCTATGTCTTACGAAGAATGGCAAAAAGCGGTGGAAGAATGGGAAGAGCCCCGTTTTCGAGCTGATCAGATCTGCGGGTGGATCCACGCCAAAAAAGTTTTCGACTACCACTCCATGACAAACCTTTCAAAAGGCCTAAGGGATAAACTGATCTATGAGGCGTTGGTGAAGGTTCCCATTCAGCTAAAGGAACAAAGATCCTCGGACGGTTCTCGCAAATACCTATGGCAACTGGAGGACGGCAATCGCGTTGAGTCCGTGCTCCTGGATCACGGCAATCACACGACGGCATGCGTCTCCAGCCAAGTGGGTTGCCCTTTGGCCTGCGCCTTCTGCGCCACGGGGCAAACGGGTTATATTCGCGACCTCTCGGCGGGAGAGATCGTAGGGCAATTTCTGCTCATGGAGAAACGCCTGGGCAGAGACATCAACAACATAGTGTTCATGGGTATGGGCGAGCCATTGCTCAACGAAACCAATGTATTCAAAAGCATCGGCGCGTTGAACCATCCCAAAATGCGCAATTTGGGAGGACGCCACATTACGATCTCCACATCGGGGATCGTGCCGGGCATACGGGACCTGGCGGACTTCGGGACTCCCGTGCGGCTGTCCGTTTCGCTGCACGCCTCCAATGATTCGCTCCGCGACAAGCTGATGCCTGTCAACAAACAATATTCCCTGGCTACCCTTGTGGAGGCGATGCGCCACTACAAAAAACGCACGAGCGAGCGCATCACCATAGAGTACGTCTTGATAGACGGAGTTAACGACGATCCTCAGTTCGCCTTCGAGATAGCCGCTCTTCTAGACGGGCTTGGAGTTTACGTCAACGTCATTCCCTACAATCCCATCGACACGCTTATAATAGGAAACGCGGCCAAAATGACTCTAAAACGCCCTGCCCCGGCTAGGATCAAGGCGTTTTGTGCCGCGCTTTCGGAGTTGTCGATAGAGTTCGAGCTTCGGCGAGAAAAAGGAACGGACATCCTTGCGGCTTGTGGTCAATTGGCGGGAGTCCTGAAAGACCAGAACAGGGAACAGAACAGGGAAGGCGCGCGTGACCGTTTATTCTAA
- a CDS encoding HAMP domain-containing histidine kinase: MVENRTLLPIEERGAFKRILLGILILLAGCTVLYFGNRYVAYMISRLQERSFGLMLFGSTLGVLVHGGQVILLLVAWGLIGRGIGYYFHRTELIAGLSFSSLGIWAVWTVFPLLSRNLVYTFPLNFYIVLLLFAIFQLLTLNIENWIDKAAAILLWVYSFQSLELLPMFSPDRLALSTLFRDMYRSNEDVAIASVAGTALFLSFMAGAMIATWILTRYSILLGQMRHSWESQSKRTKEEDTLLEVSMVDIRSLVHDLRNPLAAIKGIALMFRSEGHSASEKSDIMLKAANYMEHIIGEILHEDQQRLVPVQVFFDDLEKHICPFPWAEHVAVVIEPDSEQLSLSLNEIRFTRALLNILDNASRANRTAGTKDIDIHVRRNVQFLEIEVMDNGPGIQSSLYQKSGWGSTGLGLAFTRKVVTSHGGNIMLAHRADGINGASVLVSLPIVSTTDSPWG, encoded by the coding sequence ATGGTGGAAAATCGGACTTTGTTGCCCATCGAGGAACGTGGGGCCTTCAAACGCATTTTGCTGGGGATTTTGATTCTTCTAGCGGGGTGTACTGTTCTTTATTTCGGCAATCGGTACGTCGCTTACATGATCTCACGTTTGCAGGAACGATCATTCGGACTCATGCTATTCGGCTCCACTTTGGGAGTGCTCGTGCACGGGGGCCAGGTGATTTTGTTGCTCGTGGCCTGGGGGTTGATCGGCAGGGGGATCGGTTATTATTTTCACCGAACGGAGCTGATCGCGGGGCTCTCCTTTTCTTCCTTGGGCATTTGGGCGGTCTGGACGGTGTTTCCTCTGCTCTCCCGCAATTTGGTCTACACATTTCCTTTGAATTTTTATATCGTGCTCCTTTTGTTCGCCATTTTCCAGCTCTTGACGCTGAATATAGAAAACTGGATCGACAAGGCCGCGGCCATTCTGCTGTGGGTCTATTCGTTCCAGAGTCTGGAGCTTTTGCCCATGTTTTCGCCGGACCGTCTCGCCCTCTCCACGCTTTTTCGGGACATGTACCGCTCCAACGAGGACGTGGCCATCGCCAGTGTGGCAGGGACGGCTCTGTTTTTGAGCTTCATGGCGGGGGCCATGATTGCCACCTGGATTTTGACACGCTATTCCATTCTTCTGGGGCAAATGCGTCACTCCTGGGAAAGCCAATCTAAGCGAACCAAGGAAGAAGACACCCTTCTGGAGGTCAGCATGGTCGATATCCGCAGCCTGGTCCACGATCTCAGAAACCCCTTGGCGGCCATCAAAGGAATAGCCCTCATGTTTCGGAGCGAGGGGCATTCCGCTTCCGAAAAATCTGACATTATGCTTAAAGCGGCGAATTACATGGAACACATTATCGGGGAAATCCTTCACGAGGATCAACAACGTCTCGTCCCGGTCCAGGTATTCTTCGACGACTTGGAAAAACATATCTGTCCCTTTCCTTGGGCCGAACATGTCGCCGTTGTCATTGAACCCGACAGCGAACAGCTTTCCCTGTCGCTCAACGAGATCCGCTTCACGCGGGCTCTGCTCAATATTCTGGACAACGCGTCACGGGCTAATCGCACCGCGGGAACGAAGGACATCGACATCCACGTCCGGCGCAACGTCCAGTTTCTGGAGATTGAGGTTATGGACAATGGACCTGGAATCCAGTCCTCCTTGTACCAGAAGTCCGGCTGGGGCTCCACGGGGCTGGGATTGGCCTTTACCCGCAAGGTGGTTACCTCTCATGGTGGAAACATCATGCTCGCGCATCGCGCGGACGGCATCAACGGCGCCAGTGTGCTGGTTTCGCTCCCCATTGTCTCCACGACTGACAGCCCGTGGGGATAG
- a CDS encoding 2-hydroxyacid dehydrogenase, which translates to MKVLKVLFYSKEFVTMHDRLADWTKGHEADTADEDALAEKIVDADVLVTRPGVVVSGDLLDSAPRLRLRQQWGTGLDGVDLDMYRKRGIAVCNTPSRGTGNAEGVAEIALLHLLLLGRKYAFAQQNIQSGKMFSPSGVSLWRKTVCVVGLGNLGRTLAERLTAMGMRLRGVNRSLVDPARLNEMKIKEFFLLSRLRKAVPGCRFVVAALALNDETRGIFDDEFFQSMDEGAFFVNVARGGLVKEDALLRALNERHIAGAGLDVLENEPPLPGNPLLTHPSVTLTPHIGGVTDESFKGVFDFIQDNVDRLSRGKPLLSRQDLTE; encoded by the coding sequence TTGAAAGTATTGAAAGTTTTGTTTTATAGTAAGGAATTTGTGACGATGCACGACCGTTTAGCCGACTGGACTAAAGGACACGAGGCGGATACGGCCGACGAGGATGCGCTTGCCGAGAAAATCGTCGACGCCGATGTCTTGGTGACTCGCCCCGGTGTTGTTGTGAGCGGAGACCTGCTGGATTCCGCGCCGAGATTGAGGTTGCGGCAACAGTGGGGCACGGGCCTCGACGGTGTGGACCTCGACATGTATCGTAAACGGGGGATCGCGGTGTGCAACACGCCTTCCCGGGGCACGGGTAACGCCGAGGGAGTGGCGGAAATCGCCCTGCTACACCTATTGCTCTTGGGTCGCAAGTACGCCTTCGCCCAGCAGAACATTCAGTCGGGAAAAATGTTCTCGCCGAGCGGCGTCTCGCTCTGGAGAAAGACGGTCTGTGTGGTGGGGCTCGGTAATTTGGGACGAACTTTAGCGGAGCGGCTCACGGCTATGGGGATGAGGCTCAGAGGCGTCAACCGCAGTCTCGTGGACCCCGCGCGCCTCAATGAAATGAAGATAAAGGAATTTTTCCTCCTGAGCCGCCTGAGGAAAGCCGTTCCGGGCTGCCGATTCGTCGTCGCGGCCCTCGCCCTCAACGACGAAACTCGCGGGATTTTCGACGACGAGTTTTTCCAGTCTATGGACGAAGGCGCCTTCTTCGTCAACGTCGCTCGGGGCGGTCTCGTGAAAGAAGACGCCCTGTTGAGGGCCTTGAACGAACGTCACATCGCTGGGGCGGGTCTGGACGTGTTGGAAAACGAACCGCCTCTTCCCGGCAATCCCCTCTTGACCCATCCCTCCGTCACCTTGACTCCCCACATCGGTGGCGTTACGGATGAGTCTTTCAAAGGCGTGTTCGACTTCATCCAGGATAACGTTGATCGATTGAGTCGCGGGAAACCCCTACTTTCGCGGCAAGACCTGACCGAGTAA